From a single Herbiconiux sp. SALV-R1 genomic region:
- a CDS encoding DUF4432 family protein codes for MTDVRRETEARLGAVERSWGPRSLRAEGGAGDGRRQIDLRGLGELAVTVEPDQFLDLGETFWRGEAVSFTPPSTGARAESWGRRWLGGLLTTCGLTAVGRAEPAEGGMHGRAHLVPALVTRSEGRWNGDAYELEVTGLMREGAIFEQNLVVTRSITARHGESRVRVSDVVRNDGFAEVPLKLLYHINLGWPLVDEGSRVSATTAPAWEAELTAPVPLEPEKVDALVADAGDDGYATATLDAPGTRVTVRYRTAELPFLTVWRSAASGSYALGIEPGTCWPSHADGPGSGKTGRMLAPGEEITTDLEIVFEAHPPA; via the coding sequence ATGACCGATGTCCGCCGCGAGACGGAGGCGCGACTCGGTGCCGTGGAGCGCAGCTGGGGCCCGCGTTCGCTGCGGGCCGAGGGTGGGGCGGGCGACGGCCGGCGCCAGATCGACCTGCGCGGTCTCGGCGAGCTCGCCGTCACGGTCGAGCCCGACCAGTTCCTCGACCTCGGCGAGACCTTCTGGCGCGGGGAGGCGGTGTCGTTCACACCGCCCTCGACGGGGGCGCGCGCCGAGAGCTGGGGTCGGCGCTGGCTCGGCGGGCTGCTCACGACCTGCGGCCTCACCGCCGTCGGCCGTGCCGAGCCGGCGGAGGGCGGCATGCACGGCCGCGCCCACCTCGTACCCGCGCTGGTCACGCGATCGGAGGGTCGCTGGAACGGCGACGCGTACGAGCTCGAGGTGACCGGGCTGATGCGCGAGGGGGCGATCTTCGAGCAGAACCTCGTCGTGACGAGGTCGATCACGGCCCGGCACGGCGAGAGCCGCGTGCGGGTGAGTGACGTCGTACGCAACGACGGCTTCGCGGAGGTGCCGCTCAAGCTGCTGTACCACATCAACCTCGGCTGGCCGCTGGTCGACGAGGGCTCGCGCGTGAGCGCCACCACCGCCCCCGCTTGGGAGGCCGAGCTCACCGCTCCCGTCCCGCTCGAACCCGAGAAGGTCGACGCCCTCGTCGCCGACGCGGGCGACGACGGCTACGCCACCGCGACCCTCGATGCGCCGGGCACCCGCGTCACCGTGCGCTATCGCACGGCCGAGCTGCCGTTCCTCACCGTCTGGCGCAGCGCCGCATCCGGAAGCTACGCCCTCGGCATCGAACCCGGCACCTGCTGGCCGAGCCACGCCGACGGCCCCGGCAGCGGCAAGACGGGGCGGATGCTCGCCCCGGGCGAGGAGATCACCACCGATCTCGAGATCGTCTTCGAGGCGCATCCTCCCGCCTGA
- a CDS encoding DUF1206 domain-containing protein, with product MSTRATAGRAVQSAANSKGLEILARVGFGASALVHILLGYLAIRVATNGGGESDQSGAMAEITKLPGGTILIWVVTIGLFALALWLVVEAITGIGSSSDKRWVRSLIPAGKAVAYAAVGVTALTFAMGQSTSNAESTQQTSASVLQMPGGPILLGVVGVAVIGIGGYFVFKGVTKKFEEDLTMPSGTVGRVVRVMGVVGYVAKGIAVGVMGILFVVAAVKVDPGNATGLDGALKALVQLPFGVVVLVAVGVGLIAYGLYTIVRARFARL from the coding sequence ATGTCGACCAGAGCAACCGCAGGCCGCGCCGTGCAGAGCGCAGCGAACAGCAAGGGTCTCGAGATCCTGGCCCGGGTCGGGTTCGGTGCCAGCGCCCTCGTGCACATCCTGCTCGGCTACCTCGCCATCCGCGTCGCGACGAACGGCGGGGGAGAGAGCGACCAGTCGGGAGCGATGGCCGAGATCACCAAGCTCCCCGGCGGCACCATCCTCATCTGGGTCGTGACCATCGGGCTGTTCGCGCTGGCGCTGTGGCTCGTCGTCGAAGCCATCACGGGCATCGGCTCCTCCTCCGACAAACGGTGGGTGCGCAGCCTCATCCCGGCCGGGAAGGCGGTGGCGTACGCCGCGGTGGGCGTCACCGCGCTCACCTTCGCGATGGGGCAGTCGACCAGCAACGCCGAGTCGACGCAGCAGACCAGCGCGAGCGTCCTGCAGATGCCGGGCGGCCCGATCCTGCTCGGGGTAGTGGGCGTCGCGGTCATCGGCATCGGCGGCTACTTCGTGTTCAAGGGCGTGACGAAGAAGTTCGAGGAAGACCTCACCATGCCCTCGGGCACCGTGGGTCGCGTGGTGCGCGTGATGGGTGTGGTCGGCTACGTGGCGAAGGGCATTGCGGTGGGAGTCATGGGCATCCTGTTCGTGGTCGCCGCGGTGAAGGTCGACCCGGGCAACGCGACCGGTCTCGACGGGGCGCTCAAGGCGCTCGTGCAGCTGCCGTTCGGTGTCGTCGTGCTGGTGGCGGTGGGTGTCGGGCTCATCGCCTACGGCCTCTACACCATCGTGCGGGCCCGCTTCGCGCGACTCTGA
- a CDS encoding serine hydrolase: protein MRAPLTRTIAAGSVLLAALSLTACTAQPTAAPTPNASSSPSDASAAAPTMGPIDEEALTALFEKTAAELGQPGAVMLLRSPAGEFTATYGVTSPGGSTPVSVDDHIRVGSNTKTWTGTVILQLMQEGTIALDDPVSMYRPDVPNGENITIEELLMMRSGLANYTETYELNAALDADPQRVWQPEELVAMGLALPPDFEPGTAFHYSNTNTVLLGLIAEQLDGKPLGQIFEDRLFTPLGLDDTSFPELADSSLPAPYSDGYYWWTNVGTLGSSKLPPDLLAGAEDGSFAPSDGTLDNPSWAWAAGAGISTATDLADWAEALGGKTGGLLDPELQQQRLDSAMPTDPDDPASAAYGWNIAKVGSFYGHTGELPGFNSFMAYDPVDDVTLVVWANLAPAADGRGPAATIAQALIRSLY, encoded by the coding sequence ATGCGCGCACCGCTCACCAGAACCATCGCGGCGGGCTCGGTACTGCTCGCCGCACTCAGCCTGACGGCCTGCACGGCTCAGCCGACGGCGGCGCCGACCCCGAACGCCTCGAGCAGCCCCTCCGACGCGTCGGCGGCCGCGCCGACCATGGGGCCGATCGACGAGGAAGCGCTGACCGCCCTGTTCGAGAAGACGGCGGCTGAACTCGGCCAGCCCGGCGCCGTGATGCTGCTGCGCTCCCCCGCCGGCGAGTTCACCGCCACCTACGGCGTGACGAGCCCGGGCGGGTCGACCCCGGTGTCGGTCGACGACCACATCCGTGTCGGCTCGAACACCAAGACCTGGACGGGAACCGTCATCCTGCAACTGATGCAGGAGGGCACGATCGCGCTCGACGACCCGGTGTCGATGTACCGGCCCGACGTGCCGAACGGCGAGAACATCACCATCGAAGAGCTGCTCATGATGCGCAGCGGTCTCGCCAACTACACCGAGACCTACGAGCTCAACGCCGCGCTCGACGCCGACCCGCAGCGCGTGTGGCAGCCGGAGGAGCTCGTGGCCATGGGGCTCGCCCTGCCGCCCGACTTCGAGCCGGGCACCGCCTTCCACTACTCGAACACCAACACCGTGCTGCTCGGACTGATCGCCGAGCAGCTCGACGGCAAGCCGCTCGGGCAGATCTTCGAAGACCGCCTGTTCACACCGCTCGGGCTCGACGACACCTCGTTCCCCGAGCTCGCCGACAGCAGCCTTCCCGCGCCCTACTCCGACGGGTACTACTGGTGGACGAACGTGGGCACCCTCGGGTCGTCGAAGCTCCCGCCCGACCTGCTCGCCGGGGCCGAAGACGGCAGCTTCGCGCCGAGCGACGGCACGCTCGACAACCCCTCCTGGGCGTGGGCCGCCGGCGCCGGCATCTCGACCGCCACCGACCTCGCCGACTGGGCGGAGGCGCTCGGCGGCAAGACCGGCGGGCTGCTCGACCCCGAGCTGCAGCAGCAGCGGCTCGACAGCGCGATGCCCACCGACCCCGACGACCCGGCTTCGGCCGCCTACGGCTGGAACATCGCGAAGGTCGGCTCGTTCTACGGGCACACCGGCGAACTCCCCGGGTTCAACTCGTTCATGGCCTACGACCCGGTCGACGACGTCACCCTCGTGGTGTGGGCGAACCTGGCGCCGGCCGCCGACGGCAGGGGCCCGGCAGCCACGATCGCGCAGGCGCTCATCCGCAGCCTGTACTGA
- a CDS encoding serine hydrolase, whose amino-acid sequence MPNRPPHFAPRPSVVVALVASAAFLLAGCTSGAAPSSSSPTAVGDSGEAARPTLTRPAAPEGELPAALQSSLQKAVEGVMAEYDVPGAAAGVWVPGEGSWTTAVGLADVEQNVPVTTEMSWPIRSVTKSYTVSLILQLADEGKLSLDDTIDRYVDGITNGDRITLLELANMSSGAADYVGQAFLDDFSVDPTKVYTLDELNAFVIDQPAQFEPGTEYLYTNANTNLLGAVVEKVTGMPYAEALQERILDPLGQSGTRYLTDVADWTGPHPTGYVEADGALEPQQENPSILGPAGSLFSTLDDGRVWADTLGSGALLKPETQALREIGHEIPRPPYDLYGVGMGQTNGWLGHNGEGVGFTAATFHDPVSGASIVVYMNESNLPDAHPADAAFRALAEVLTTEAAQ is encoded by the coding sequence ATGCCGAACCGCCCGCCGCACTTCGCACCACGACCATCCGTCGTCGTCGCCCTCGTGGCGTCGGCGGCGTTCCTGCTCGCGGGCTGCACCAGCGGCGCCGCCCCCTCGAGCTCGTCCCCAACCGCCGTCGGCGATTCCGGCGAGGCGGCCCGGCCGACGCTCACCCGCCCGGCCGCCCCCGAGGGTGAGCTGCCGGCGGCGCTGCAGAGCAGCCTGCAGAAGGCCGTGGAGGGCGTGATGGCCGAGTACGACGTGCCGGGTGCCGCCGCCGGCGTCTGGGTGCCGGGCGAGGGCTCGTGGACCACCGCGGTCGGCCTCGCCGACGTGGAGCAGAACGTGCCCGTCACCACCGAGATGAGCTGGCCCATCCGCAGCGTGACGAAGTCGTACACGGTGTCGCTCATCCTGCAGCTCGCCGACGAGGGGAAGCTGTCGCTCGACGACACGATCGACCGGTACGTCGACGGCATCACGAACGGCGACCGCATCACCCTGCTCGAGCTGGCGAACATGTCGAGCGGCGCCGCCGACTACGTCGGCCAGGCCTTCCTCGACGACTTCAGTGTCGACCCCACCAAGGTGTACACGCTCGACGAGCTCAACGCCTTCGTCATCGACCAGCCCGCACAGTTCGAGCCCGGCACCGAGTACCTCTACACCAATGCCAACACGAACCTGCTGGGCGCCGTGGTCGAGAAGGTCACCGGCATGCCGTACGCCGAGGCGCTTCAGGAGCGCATCCTCGACCCCCTGGGGCAGAGCGGCACCCGGTACCTCACCGACGTCGCCGACTGGACGGGCCCGCATCCGACCGGGTACGTCGAGGCCGACGGCGCGCTGGAGCCACAGCAGGAGAACCCGTCCATCCTCGGGCCCGCGGGCTCGCTGTTCTCCACCCTCGACGACGGCCGGGTCTGGGCCGACACGCTCGGCTCGGGTGCCCTGCTGAAACCCGAGACCCAGGCCCTGCGCGAGATCGGGCACGAGATACCGCGGCCTCCTTACGACCTCTACGGCGTCGGCATGGGTCAGACGAACGGCTGGCTCGGCCACAACGGCGAGGGTGTCGGCTTCACGGCGGCGACGTTCCACGACCCGGTGTCGGGCGCCAGCATCGTGGTCTACATGAACGAGTCGAATCTTCCCGACGCGCACCCCGCCGACGCTGCCTTCCGGGCGCTGGCCGAGGTGCTGACGACCGAGGCCGCCCAGTGA
- a CDS encoding cupin domain-containing protein — protein MQQEPVTRTTLADHRLPSGTAFDHVEVRRITLAPSVQPGAHTHSGPVFGVIESGSAHVQLAGEPERVLRAGDTFYEPGDSTILRFDATDEGVTFLGWFPLPAGAAPEIAMGHADTDDPTATA, from the coding sequence ATGCAGCAGGAGCCCGTCACCCGCACCACCCTCGCCGACCACCGCCTGCCGAGCGGCACGGCCTTCGATCACGTCGAGGTGCGACGCATCACCCTAGCCCCCTCGGTTCAGCCCGGTGCCCACACCCACAGCGGCCCCGTCTTCGGGGTCATCGAGAGCGGCTCGGCCCATGTGCAGCTCGCCGGCGAGCCCGAGCGCGTGCTGCGCGCGGGCGACACCTTCTACGAGCCGGGCGACTCCACCATCCTGCGCTTCGACGCCACCGACGAGGGCGTCACCTTCCTTGGCTGGTTCCCGCTCCCGGCGGGCGCCGCTCCCGAGATCGCGATGGGCCACGCCGACACGGACGACCCGACGGCCACCGCGTAG
- a CDS encoding ATP-binding protein: MTQAAREAVPSSRLRRGRLGPSRGALVLLGVFALLLAGVELSVGATVPVPSWIPLAFTGVFVVWAAAGIMAWWRRPTNGTGGLLLVGAVFLFVNGAGNLGLPGLVELGAVFATSILAITVHLLHAFPSGRLRGAFSVTTVAVGYGVAFVLQAPLYLLPSAPSTWRTVAEATQSAIGLAVMVATVVILVRRLRSADPKNLRVLLPLYLYGSLAVLAIPVSASVIGLLGGDLAVVGGVQLVVLAGIPVAFLAGVLFGGYTHTVEADALSAWLGVATPARTAVGPALARALGDDSLRVAYWSEERGEFLDERGAPADARDRRAPRQWEEVRVESRLVGAISYDGRMIADPEAVRRAAQVFAIALDRERLTAALMASNEALLRSRLRLVETADRERARIARDLHDGLQVQLVLLALEAQQIANSDDAHPSTAEAATELRRRIDDAAAQLRLLVHAVLPSALVERGLTAATEDLVDRLAMPATLTSDVDDRDLDPAIAHSAYFIVAEALSNAVKHSGARSVSVELRRGSGELRVRVTDDGGGGARLEDGTGLKGLADRVDALGGSFELISPEGGGTEVKVELPCGS, translated from the coding sequence ATGACGCAGGCGGCACGCGAGGCGGTACCGTCGTCGCGCCTGCGCCGCGGGCGCCTCGGCCCGTCGCGCGGTGCACTCGTGCTGCTCGGCGTCTTCGCGCTCCTGCTCGCGGGGGTGGAACTCTCCGTGGGGGCGACCGTGCCGGTTCCGTCGTGGATCCCGCTCGCCTTCACCGGCGTGTTCGTCGTCTGGGCAGCCGCGGGCATCATGGCGTGGTGGCGCCGCCCGACGAACGGCACGGGCGGGCTGCTGCTCGTCGGCGCGGTGTTCCTCTTCGTGAACGGCGCCGGCAACCTCGGGCTGCCCGGGCTGGTGGAGCTCGGCGCCGTCTTCGCCACCTCCATCCTCGCCATCACGGTGCACCTGCTGCACGCCTTCCCGAGCGGCAGGCTCCGCGGCGCGTTCTCGGTGACCACGGTGGCCGTCGGCTACGGCGTCGCGTTCGTGCTGCAGGCGCCGCTCTACCTTCTCCCGTCAGCGCCCTCCACCTGGCGTACGGTCGCCGAGGCGACGCAGAGCGCGATCGGTCTCGCGGTGATGGTGGCGACCGTCGTCATCCTGGTGCGGCGCCTCCGCTCCGCCGACCCGAAGAACCTCCGCGTGCTGCTGCCGCTCTATCTCTACGGCAGCCTCGCCGTGCTCGCCATCCCCGTCTCGGCGAGCGTCATCGGCCTCCTCGGCGGCGACCTCGCGGTCGTCGGTGGCGTGCAGCTGGTCGTGCTGGCGGGCATCCCGGTCGCCTTCCTCGCGGGGGTGCTGTTCGGCGGCTACACGCACACGGTCGAAGCGGATGCGCTGAGCGCCTGGCTGGGCGTGGCCACGCCCGCGAGAACGGCGGTGGGCCCGGCGCTCGCCCGAGCCCTCGGCGACGACTCGCTCCGGGTCGCCTACTGGTCGGAGGAGCGCGGCGAGTTCCTCGACGAACGGGGAGCTCCCGCCGACGCCCGCGACCGGCGAGCGCCCCGGCAGTGGGAGGAGGTGCGCGTGGAGTCGCGGCTGGTCGGCGCCATCAGCTACGACGGGCGCATGATCGCCGACCCCGAGGCCGTGCGGCGCGCGGCGCAGGTGTTCGCCATCGCGCTCGACCGGGAACGCCTCACCGCAGCCCTGATGGCGAGCAACGAGGCCCTGCTCCGCTCGCGGCTCCGCCTGGTGGAGACCGCCGACCGCGAGCGGGCCCGCATCGCCCGCGACCTCCACGACGGACTGCAGGTGCAGCTCGTGCTGCTCGCCCTCGAGGCGCAGCAGATCGCGAACTCCGACGACGCCCACCCCTCCACCGCCGAGGCGGCCACCGAGCTGCGGCGCCGCATCGACGACGCCGCCGCGCAGCTGCGGCTCCTCGTGCACGCGGTGCTGCCCTCGGCCCTGGTCGAGCGCGGGCTGACCGCAGCGACGGAGGACCTCGTCGACCGGCTCGCCATGCCCGCCACCCTCACGAGCGACGTCGACGACCGCGACCTCGACCCGGCCATCGCCCACTCGGCGTACTTCATCGTGGCCGAGGCGCTCAGCAACGCCGTCAAGCACTCCGGGGCGCGGTCGGTGTCGGTCGAGCTGCGCCGCGGGAGCGGCGAGCTGCGGGTGCGGGTGACCGACGACGGCGGTGGAGGCGCCCGCCTCGAGGACGGAACCGGTCTCAAGGGCCTCGCCGACCGGGTCGACGCCCTGGGCGGTTCGTTCGAGCTGATCTCCCCGGAGGGCGGGGGCACTGAGGTGAAGGTGGAGCTGCCATGCGGGTCGTGA
- a CDS encoding putative immunity protein produces MTSSQTLSEADRREVAAWAAVCAERVLGLFEAEAPQDGRPRDAITRARAFARGELDAAGEIRRRFEAGRAATSASSPAAVAAARAAAQASGVAHMGAHALGAAAYAVRAVELHEGAAGGAGAATREIEAQLALASDAARAALASIPRVGDDSAGPLGPGLLSSGRLGEIIEALQARLHAG; encoded by the coding sequence ATGACCTCATCGCAGACGTTGAGCGAGGCCGACCGGCGCGAGGTGGCGGCGTGGGCCGCCGTCTGCGCCGAGCGCGTGCTCGGGCTGTTCGAGGCCGAGGCTCCGCAGGACGGCCGGCCGCGCGACGCCATCACGAGGGCTCGCGCGTTCGCGCGGGGGGAGCTGGATGCGGCGGGTGAGATCCGCAGACGCTTCGAGGCCGGGCGGGCGGCGACGTCGGCGAGCTCGCCCGCGGCCGTGGCCGCAGCGCGGGCCGCGGCTCAGGCGTCGGGCGTCGCACACATGGGCGCGCACGCCCTGGGGGCTGCCGCGTACGCGGTGCGGGCCGTCGAGCTGCACGAGGGGGCGGCCGGTGGCGCCGGCGCCGCCACGCGCGAGATCGAGGCGCAGCTGGCGTTGGCGTCCGACGCCGCCCGCGCGGCCCTGGCGAGCATCCCTCGGGTGGGTGACGACTCGGCGGGCCCGCTCGGGCCGGGACTGCTGTCGTCGGGGAGGCTGGGTGAGATCATCGAGGCCCTGCAGGCGCGGCTGCACGCGGGGTGA
- the dacB gene encoding D-alanyl-D-alanine carboxypeptidase/D-alanyl-D-alanine-endopeptidase encodes MSRVRARGRAALLTAAALAATGALLAGCTGAPAPSPTPGATGGYALPGLPDAAREVMNQPQYANGRWLISVSDLETGETLLDLDGDKMAQPGSFVKTYSAGAAWVKWGPDHTVTTPVKQSGTVTDGTLVGDLVLVGAGDLTLGGRTKADGTVDFTNLDHNDANPLPGATLTTEDPLAGLDNLARQVRASGITAVNGDVVVDDRLFEGELAGKPVTPIVVNQNLLDILITPGAVGEPATAALTPAVAPWKLDLQVQTVAEGEPARIAAPAASPDDPNTIVVSGTVAEGDPVLKVFEFDDPATFARTAFIEALGRAGVSVTADPVATNPEGALPASDTVSSLPSVAELTSLPLSEEVTYVMKISYNRGAQTLICRLAADAGSTDCNDGMAIAGQIWADEGLDTLGASLIDGSGLEGNYITPANAVQIQTLMAERPDAEAWKAVMPVLGVDGSLADVQTDSPAAGKVFAKTGTLAGGDAFNGRVQLTTKTLGGVMDAESGRELAFTIIVNQGFYDGIDGVFEANDDVGAVAAAIQQAY; translated from the coding sequence GTGAGCCGGGTGAGGGCGCGCGGCCGCGCGGCCCTGCTCACGGCGGCGGCCCTCGCCGCGACGGGCGCGCTGCTGGCAGGTTGCACGGGGGCGCCGGCCCCGAGCCCCACACCCGGTGCGACGGGCGGCTACGCCCTTCCCGGGCTTCCGGATGCGGCACGCGAGGTGATGAACCAGCCGCAGTACGCGAACGGCCGCTGGCTCATCTCGGTGAGTGACCTCGAGACGGGTGAGACGCTCCTCGACCTCGACGGGGACAAGATGGCGCAGCCCGGCTCCTTCGTGAAGACCTACAGCGCGGGCGCGGCGTGGGTGAAGTGGGGGCCCGACCACACCGTCACGACACCGGTGAAGCAGTCGGGAACCGTCACCGACGGCACCCTCGTCGGCGATCTCGTGCTGGTCGGCGCGGGCGACCTCACGCTGGGCGGCCGCACCAAGGCCGACGGCACCGTCGACTTCACGAACCTCGACCACAACGACGCGAACCCGCTGCCGGGCGCGACGCTCACCACCGAAGACCCGCTCGCCGGGCTCGACAACCTCGCCCGGCAGGTGCGGGCGTCGGGCATCACCGCGGTGAACGGCGACGTCGTGGTCGACGACAGGCTGTTCGAGGGAGAGCTGGCGGGCAAGCCGGTGACCCCGATCGTCGTGAACCAGAACCTCCTCGACATCCTCATCACCCCGGGCGCCGTCGGCGAGCCGGCGACCGCGGCACTCACCCCCGCCGTGGCGCCCTGGAAGCTCGACCTCCAGGTGCAGACCGTCGCCGAGGGCGAGCCCGCGCGCATCGCCGCGCCGGCCGCCTCCCCCGACGACCCGAACACCATCGTCGTCTCGGGAACCGTCGCCGAGGGCGACCCGGTGCTCAAGGTGTTCGAGTTCGACGACCCCGCCACCTTCGCCCGCACCGCGTTCATCGAGGCACTCGGCCGAGCCGGGGTGAGCGTCACCGCCGACCCCGTCGCCACGAACCCTGAGGGCGCACTGCCGGCCTCCGACACGGTCTCCTCCCTCCCGTCGGTGGCGGAGCTCACGTCGCTCCCGCTCTCGGAGGAGGTCACCTACGTCATGAAGATCAGCTACAACCGCGGGGCGCAGACGCTCATCTGCCGCCTCGCCGCCGACGCCGGGTCGACCGACTGCAACGACGGCATGGCGATCGCCGGGCAGATCTGGGCCGACGAGGGTCTCGACACCCTCGGCGCCTCGCTCATCGACGGCTCGGGGCTCGAGGGCAACTACATCACCCCGGCGAACGCCGTGCAGATCCAGACCCTCATGGCCGAGCGGCCCGACGCCGAGGCCTGGAAGGCCGTGATGCCCGTGCTGGGCGTCGACGGATCGCTCGCCGACGTGCAGACCGACAGCCCCGCGGCCGGCAAGGTGTTCGCCAAGACCGGCACCCTCGCGGGCGGCGACGCCTTCAACGGCCGGGTGCAGCTGACCACCAAGACGCTCGGCGGCGTGATGGACGCCGAGAGCGGCCGCGAGCTCGCGTTCACGATCATCGTGAACCAGGGCTTCTACGACGGCATCGACGGCGTGTTCGAGGCCAACGACGACGTCGGGGCGGTCGCCGCGGCCATTCAGCAGGCGTACTAG
- a CDS encoding phosphatase PAP2 family protein: MTAIRGGRLSAWHEKFVVEERYVEANDRRRLYVTAAVLVVVGLAAFVTILVGVLTHTGFERFDQPVEAWFEAQVRPDTTAAMIVLAIVFGPVALPIIIAVVLVIWIIAARHLWRPLLLAGGMVTGVVIAQVLAPIVQHPRPPIGDMLFGPDHSFSFPSGHVLGTSDFLLITAYLLASRLQRSWFTVAAFSIAIVGIGVQVFSRLYLGYHWISDTTASIAISLVIVGSIIAIDTARTVRVPGEAVTGPASQPQRDGT, translated from the coding sequence ATGACAGCGATCCGCGGCGGCCGCCTCTCGGCCTGGCACGAGAAGTTCGTGGTCGAGGAGCGCTACGTCGAGGCGAACGACCGGCGCCGGCTGTACGTCACGGCAGCGGTACTCGTCGTCGTCGGGCTCGCCGCCTTCGTCACCATCCTCGTCGGAGTGCTCACCCACACCGGGTTCGAGCGGTTCGACCAGCCCGTGGAGGCCTGGTTCGAAGCGCAGGTGCGCCCCGACACCACAGCCGCGATGATCGTGCTCGCGATCGTCTTCGGGCCGGTGGCGCTCCCCATCATCATCGCCGTCGTGCTCGTCATCTGGATCATCGCCGCGCGCCACCTCTGGCGCCCGCTGCTCCTCGCCGGGGGCATGGTGACCGGTGTCGTCATCGCCCAGGTGCTCGCCCCGATCGTGCAGCACCCGCGCCCGCCCATCGGCGACATGCTGTTCGGGCCCGACCACTCCTTCTCCTTCCCGTCGGGGCACGTGCTCGGCACCTCCGACTTCCTGCTCATCACCGCCTATCTCTTGGCCAGCCGGCTGCAGCGCAGCTGGTTCACCGTCGCCGCCTTCTCGATCGCCATCGTCGGCATCGGCGTGCAGGTCTTCAGCCGGCTCTACCTCGGCTACCACTGGATCAGCGACACCACAGCATCCATCGCCATCTCCCTGGTCATCGTCGGCAGCATCATCGCCATCGACACCGCCCGCACGGTGAGGGTGCCGGGCGAGGCCGTCACCGGCCCCGCCTCGCAGCCGCAACGCGACGGCACCTGA
- a CDS encoding response regulator transcription factor, which yields MRVVIGEDEVLLREGLVHLLQRDGIDVVAAVGTAAELEAEVARVLPDLVVTDIRMPPSHTDEGLLAALRIRQTHPGVAVVVLSQYVQRRYATELLEHREGGVGYLLKQRIADVHTFTADLRRVQQGGTALDPDVVAVLVSRASRAGDDAVAGLTPRQLEVLGLMAEGRSNAHIAARLGTSEKAVVQHTSRIYDAFGLPVAADDHRRVLAVIRYLAAAGGAY from the coding sequence ATGCGGGTCGTGATCGGCGAAGACGAGGTGCTGCTGCGCGAGGGGCTGGTGCACCTGCTGCAGCGCGACGGCATCGACGTGGTGGCCGCCGTAGGCACGGCCGCCGAGCTCGAGGCCGAGGTCGCCCGCGTGCTGCCCGACCTCGTGGTCACCGACATCCGGATGCCGCCGAGCCACACCGACGAGGGCCTGCTCGCGGCCTTGCGCATCCGTCAGACCCACCCGGGCGTCGCGGTCGTCGTGCTCTCGCAGTACGTGCAGAGGAGGTACGCGACCGAGTTGCTCGAGCACCGCGAGGGCGGCGTCGGCTACCTGCTCAAGCAGCGCATCGCCGACGTGCACACCTTCACCGCCGACCTCCGCCGGGTGCAGCAGGGCGGCACCGCTCTCGACCCCGACGTCGTCGCCGTGCTCGTCTCGCGCGCGAGCCGGGCCGGAGACGACGCGGTCGCCGGTCTCACCCCGCGCCAGCTCGAGGTGCTCGGGCTCATGGCCGAGGGGCGCAGCAACGCGCACATCGCCGCGCGGCTCGGCACCTCCGAGAAGGCGGTGGTGCAGCACACCTCCCGCATCTACGACGCCTTCGGCCTTCCGGTCGCCGCCGACGACCATCGCCGGGTGCTGGCGGTCATCCGCTACCTCGCCGCGGCGGGCGGGGCGTACTGA